A window from Photobacterium sp. DA100 encodes these proteins:
- a CDS encoding GNAT family N-acetyltransferase, which yields MIEKKYSIRVMTKQDLAQAVDWAAAEGWNPGLYDIESFYAADPNGFLVGYLGEEPISSISVVKYDDSYGFLGFYIVKPEYRGRGYGFELWQAGLQYLAGCNVGLDGVVEQQANYKQSGFKLAYGNIRFEGFGGGEEPEGIGLVDLCELPLSEVLDYDHAFFPADRQCFLQAWIGQTGSTALGIKQAGKLVGYGVIRPCRNGFKIGPLFAEDVLLAEELFLALKAHASATDNIYLDVPEVNLPGVALAEKYNMEPVFTTARMYTGDIPAISVNRTFGVTTFELG from the coding sequence ATGATTGAAAAAAAATATAGTATCCGGGTAATGACCAAGCAGGATTTAGCACAGGCGGTTGACTGGGCCGCGGCTGAAGGTTGGAATCCAGGGCTTTATGACATTGAATCGTTTTACGCTGCTGATCCCAATGGTTTTTTGGTGGGGTATCTGGGGGAGGAGCCGATTTCATCGATCTCTGTGGTGAAGTACGATGATAGCTATGGCTTTTTGGGCTTTTATATCGTCAAACCAGAGTATCGAGGCCGGGGTTATGGCTTCGAGTTGTGGCAAGCTGGTTTGCAGTACCTGGCTGGGTGTAATGTTGGCCTGGATGGGGTTGTTGAACAGCAGGCCAATTATAAGCAGTCTGGCTTTAAACTCGCTTATGGCAACATCCGCTTTGAGGGTTTCGGTGGGGGCGAAGAGCCAGAGGGTATTGGGTTGGTCGATCTCTGTGAATTGCCACTTAGTGAAGTGCTGGACTATGACCATGCTTTTTTCCCTGCCGATAGGCAATGCTTTTTGCAAGCCTGGATAGGGCAGACAGGCTCCACTGCACTGGGCATAAAACAGGCCGGAAAGCTAGTGGGTTACGGAGTTATCAGGCCTTGTCGAAATGGTTTCAAAATCGGCCCATTGTTCGCCGAAGATGTTTTGCTGGCGGAAGAGTTGTTCCTTGCGTTGAAAGCGCATGCATCAGCAACTGACAACATCTATCTTGATGTGCCGGAAGTAAACCTGCCGGGTGTCGCACTGGCCGAGAAGTATAATATGGAGCCGGTATTTACGACCGCGCGTATGTATACGGGAGACATTCCTGCGATATCGGTTAATCGTACTTTTGGCGTCACAACGTTTGAATTGGGGTGA
- a CDS encoding SLC13 family permease, producing MDGAILGIIVGITAMMVMIIKTRIPVALAMVLSCLIMGLFAGMAPTELVNAIKSGFGGVLGGIGLIIAFGVIMGACFEKSGAAVRMAKTFVKICGKGREDLALGFTGVLVAIPVFCDSAYVLLHSLVRAISRNTGKSAVGLGVTLALGLLITHALVPPTPGPVAVSGILGVDLGVYMMWGLAVSIPMMVLSLIYIRKVGQQYYRVPNGENWITSEADWANLENVKETKDEDLPSNFLSFGPILVPIALILANTMIGEGTSFFHTFLQLVGNPVVAVGIGVLMALYGLTTQIDRKEMIGSMDDALSTTGLILVVTGCGGAMGAVLKASGAGPQVAEVIASSGIPPLLVPLAIASMLRLIQGSATASMMVAATMTLPLVETLGLDPVFVALACAVGPVGFSHLNDSYFHIISRTLGITELSDQLKIWSLTSTIAWAIGASIIMTLNLFFGKGGTLIDPIIPLAVLGAIVAWMKTRKLDAPKEVAA from the coding sequence ATGGATGGAGCAATTCTAGGCATTATTGTTGGTATTACCGCAATGATGGTCATGATCATCAAGACCCGTATCCCTGTCGCACTGGCAATGGTGCTCTCATGCTTGATCATGGGCCTATTTGCAGGCATGGCACCGACTGAACTGGTTAACGCAATTAAATCAGGCTTTGGCGGCGTTCTAGGCGGAATCGGCCTAATCATCGCTTTTGGTGTCATCATGGGGGCATGTTTCGAGAAATCGGGCGCCGCTGTGAGAATGGCAAAAACTTTCGTCAAGATCTGCGGTAAAGGGCGTGAAGATCTCGCGCTAGGCTTTACCGGCGTACTTGTGGCGATCCCTGTTTTCTGTGACTCAGCTTATGTACTGCTACACTCGCTGGTCCGAGCAATCTCGCGCAATACAGGTAAATCTGCCGTAGGCTTGGGGGTAACACTGGCACTGGGTCTACTTATCACCCACGCACTAGTACCACCAACGCCTGGGCCTGTCGCTGTTTCAGGTATCCTTGGTGTTGACCTGGGTGTGTACATGATGTGGGGTTTGGCTGTATCTATCCCTATGATGGTGCTATCACTTATCTATATCCGCAAAGTGGGCCAGCAATACTACCGCGTACCGAACGGTGAAAACTGGATCACAAGCGAAGCTGATTGGGCAAACCTAGAAAACGTAAAAGAAACCAAAGACGAGGATCTACCAAGTAACTTCCTATCGTTTGGCCCTATCCTTGTACCAATCGCGCTAATTTTGGCAAACACAATGATTGGCGAAGGCACTAGCTTCTTCCATACGTTCCTTCAGCTAGTGGGTAACCCGGTTGTTGCTGTAGGTATCGGTGTTCTAATGGCACTGTATGGCCTTACAACACAGATTGACCGCAAAGAAATGATTGGCTCCATGGATGATGCCCTATCAACAACCGGCCTAATCCTAGTCGTAACAGGTTGTGGTGGCGCAATGGGAGCTGTACTAAAAGCATCTGGCGCTGGTCCGCAGGTTGCTGAGGTGATTGCAAGCAGTGGCATCCCACCGCTACTTGTTCCACTGGCTATTGCTTCGATGCTGCGTCTGATTCAAGGCTCTGCAACGGCGTCAATGATGGTCGCTGCGACAATGACCTTACCGCTAGTAGAAACACTAGGCCTCGATCCTGTCTTCGTCGCGCTGGCATGTGCCGTTGGCCCTGTTGGTTTCTCACACCTCAACGACTCTTACTTCCATATCATCAGCCGTACGCTGGGTATCACTGAGCTATCAGACCAGCTGAAGATTTGGAGCCTGACTTCGACTATTGCTTGGGCAATCGGTGCGAGCATCATCATGACGCTGAACTTGTTCTTTGGTAAGGGTGGAACGCTAATCGACCCGATCATTCCGCTGGCTGTACTGGGTGCTATCGTGGCCTGGATGAAAACACGCAAACTTGATGCGCCGAAAGAAGTGGCTGCGTAA
- a CDS encoding DeoR/GlpR family DNA-binding transcription regulator: MIPAERQRTILTLLGNQEVISISELTHQLDVSHMTIRRDIAKLESDGRVMSVSGGVQLTETIHTELSHDVKINQHRNEKADIGFYAAQLIKPNMTVYLDAGTTTLEIAHQLNHREDLLVITNDFAIACYLMNHSECSIYHTGGKVDKGNQSCVGQQATHILREMNIDLAFVSTSSWNQRGISTPSEEKVLVKKAIIASSRQSYLVSDSSKYGKVATFHAIDMECFDKVITDSEFPSSCIEDLNERGITVEVV; the protein is encoded by the coding sequence ATGATTCCGGCAGAACGACAACGAACGATCCTGACTTTGTTGGGTAATCAGGAAGTCATCAGCATCAGTGAATTGACTCATCAGCTTGATGTATCTCATATGACGATCCGACGTGATATCGCCAAGCTAGAGTCGGACGGGCGCGTTATGTCGGTATCGGGTGGGGTTCAACTGACCGAGACGATTCACACCGAACTCTCACATGATGTGAAAATTAACCAGCACCGAAACGAAAAGGCCGATATTGGGTTCTATGCGGCGCAGCTGATTAAACCGAATATGACGGTTTATCTGGATGCAGGAACCACAACACTTGAAATCGCCCATCAGCTAAATCACAGGGAAGATCTCTTGGTGATCACCAACGATTTCGCCATCGCCTGCTATTTGATGAACCATTCTGAGTGCAGTATCTACCATACTGGCGGCAAGGTGGACAAAGGGAACCAGTCCTGTGTCGGGCAGCAAGCAACCCACATATTGCGGGAGATGAATATTGATTTGGCGTTTGTTTCGACATCGTCATGGAATCAGCGTGGCATCTCGACCCCAAGCGAAGAGAAAGTGTTGGTGAAGAAGGCGATTATTGCTTCCTCGCGACAAAGCTATTTGGTGAGCGATTCTTCCAAATACGGCAAGGTAGCAACTTTCCATGCTATAGATATGGAATGCTTTGACAAAGTGATCACTGATAGCGAATTCCCTAGCAGTTGCATTGAAGATCTCAATGAGCGGGGAATAACGGTCGAAGTTGTCTAA
- a CDS encoding aldolase has translation MTEQQLREQMVTLARSMFERGYATGGAGNLSLKLPNGHFLATPTGSSFGRLDADRLSVVDIDGNHISGDRPSKEVAFHLAIYRNNSACNAIVHLHSTYLTALSCLQGLDTNNAIKPFTPYFVMRIGKLPVIPYLRPGDPRIAEELAKRAADYRAFLLANHGPVVTGSNLTDAVDNAEELEETAKLALMLDGKSIRYLSEEEITDLQGRGK, from the coding sequence ATGACTGAACAACAACTCAGAGAGCAGATGGTAACGCTTGCTCGCTCGATGTTCGAGCGCGGTTACGCCACCGGTGGTGCAGGTAACCTCTCTCTCAAACTGCCGAACGGGCACTTTTTGGCAACACCGACCGGATCTTCATTTGGCCGACTGGATGCGGATCGTTTATCGGTAGTTGATATTGACGGCAACCACATTTCAGGTGACCGTCCATCGAAGGAAGTGGCATTCCACTTGGCGATTTACCGTAACAACAGTGCATGCAATGCCATTGTCCATTTGCACTCGACTTACCTAACAGCGCTGTCTTGCTTGCAAGGGCTGGACACCAACAACGCCATTAAACCATTCACACCCTATTTCGTAATGCGTATCGGCAAGCTGCCAGTGATTCCGTATCTACGTCCAGGCGATCCGCGCATAGCTGAAGAGCTGGCCAAGCGAGCAGCTGACTACCGGGCCTTCTTACTGGCTAACCACGGTCCGGTTGTCACAGGTAGTAACCTGACTGATGCTGTCGACAATGCCGAAGAGCTGGAAGAAACCGCGAAACTCGCATTAATGCTGGATGGGAAGTCAATTCGATACCTTAGCGAAGAAGAAATCACAGACCTACAAGGGAGAGGCAAATAA
- a CDS encoding polysaccharide deacetylase family protein has translation MTIPFANAHQDDGLHPPSTHSPIATELTPMFISLGFDDNTEEEGLSWILELLSNHQNPEGLDRYALQPLKASFFMHCGPAVDNEKIKNLWRQLNAKGHEIANHTLTHPDDKVNYNPLLSWMTAEQWQEEVNVCNAFLTLPVAEGGIGVGKISGFRAPFMTYNDNTLMALVNNGIRYDVSFPAGITPEQNGTNNYWPHTLEKGSPSHTFAVNGGWKPAINQYSGLWEVPLHSLIIPPDDTMEKYGINYSLRDKIASRVGYFDPVAGKGDNFDWNLYFTPDWGAAGLNENDVVAIYKYNLDLRLAGNRAPLSLGLHSAYYGLLNGEEHFGMPETTVSSRQNVLKRFIDYALSKPEVRFITHNQLIDWMKDPEPLTLCPESEWKPHQVYEKGETAFFQEQMWRARWWTQLEMPGNTDNSSWQLIKSCTPNSVP, from the coding sequence ATGACCATACCGTTTGCAAATGCTCACCAGGATGATGGTTTACATCCACCTTCAACTCACTCCCCCATAGCTACCGAATTGACCCCAATGTTTATCAGCCTAGGCTTTGATGACAACACCGAAGAAGAGGGGCTATCTTGGATACTGGAATTGTTAAGTAACCATCAAAACCCTGAAGGGTTAGATCGCTATGCCCTACAGCCATTGAAAGCCAGCTTTTTTATGCATTGCGGCCCAGCGGTAGATAATGAAAAAATCAAAAACCTGTGGCGTCAATTGAACGCAAAAGGACATGAAATTGCGAATCATACGCTTACCCACCCGGATGACAAAGTTAACTACAACCCCCTACTTTCTTGGATGACAGCCGAGCAATGGCAAGAAGAAGTCAATGTATGTAATGCTTTCCTAACTCTCCCTGTTGCTGAGGGGGGCATTGGTGTTGGTAAGATCTCAGGGTTTCGCGCCCCCTTCATGACATACAATGACAACACACTGATGGCCTTAGTTAATAATGGTATCCGTTACGATGTCAGCTTTCCCGCAGGTATTACGCCAGAACAAAATGGGACCAACAATTACTGGCCGCATACACTTGAAAAAGGCAGCCCTTCTCATACGTTTGCAGTCAACGGAGGATGGAAGCCAGCAATCAACCAATACTCAGGTTTATGGGAAGTACCTCTTCATAGCTTAATCATCCCACCCGATGACACTATGGAAAAGTACGGTATCAATTACTCGCTGCGCGATAAAATTGCCAGTCGAGTAGGATATTTTGACCCGGTAGCCGGCAAGGGCGATAACTTCGATTGGAACCTCTATTTTACTCCGGACTGGGGAGCGGCAGGCCTGAATGAAAACGACGTTGTCGCCATCTATAAATACAATTTGGATCTGAGACTGGCAGGCAACCGCGCCCCACTGTCGCTCGGCCTTCATTCAGCCTATTATGGCCTGCTTAATGGTGAGGAGCACTTCGGCATGCCTGAAACCACTGTGTCTAGCAGGCAGAATGTTCTAAAGCGATTTATCGATTATGCTCTCAGCAAGCCTGAGGTGCGATTCATTACCCATAATCAGCTGATTGACTGGATGAAGGATCCAGAGCCTTTAACACTATGCCCGGAGAGTGAGTGGAAACCCCACCAGGTTTACGAAAAAGGCGAGACCGCTTTTTTCCAGGAACAGATGTGGCGGGCCCGGTGGTGGACGCAACTCGAAATGCCTGGCAATACAGACAATTCATCTTGGCAGCTGATTAAAAGCTGCACACCGAATTCGGTTCCGTAA
- a CDS encoding putative quinol monooxygenase codes for MTKLTIVANIIAKADKIELVKSELLKLIDITRAEEGCINYDLHQDNENPAHFLFFENWTSRELWQKHMGNKHLADYMAATEGSVEQFTLNEMTQIA; via the coding sequence ATGACTAAGCTAACCATCGTTGCCAACATCATTGCGAAAGCAGACAAGATTGAACTAGTCAAATCAGAGCTATTGAAGCTAATTGATATTACTCGAGCAGAAGAAGGTTGCATTAACTACGACCTTCACCAAGACAATGAAAACCCGGCACATTTCCTGTTCTTTGAAAACTGGACATCCCGCGAGCTATGGCAGAAACACATGGGTAACAAGCACCTTGCCGATTACATGGCCGCGACTGAAGGTAGTGTGGAGCAATTTACGCTAAATGAAATGACTCAAATCGCTTAA
- the ltnD gene encoding L-threonate dehydrogenase produces MESQQLQSVAVIGLGSMGMGAAKSCIRAGLDTYGIDLSTDALKELEQAGAKGVSHNCADFAQVLDAVLLLVVNARQAKAVLFDNQLATQLRPGTAVMVSATISAEDAKSIEASLKEHQLIMLDAPVSGGAAKANLGEMTIMASGSEEAFTKLKPVLDATAGKVYNIGTEIGMGATVKIIHQLLAGVHIAAGAEAMALAARANIPLDLMYDVVTNAAGNSWMFENRMKHVVDGDYTPTSMVDIFVKDLNLVSDTAKDLKFPLPLASTALNMFTSASNAGFGQEDDSAVIKIFDGIELPKKEQ; encoded by the coding sequence ATGGAAAGTCAACAATTACAATCAGTTGCCGTAATTGGTCTAGGCTCGATGGGTATGGGCGCTGCTAAATCTTGTATCCGTGCCGGTCTTGATACGTATGGTATCGACCTCAGCACCGACGCACTAAAAGAACTCGAACAAGCCGGTGCAAAAGGTGTTTCACACAACTGTGCTGACTTCGCCCAGGTACTCGACGCGGTCTTGCTGCTGGTCGTGAATGCCCGTCAAGCCAAAGCCGTACTGTTTGACAATCAACTTGCCACACAGCTTAGACCCGGCACTGCCGTTATGGTGTCTGCGACTATCTCAGCCGAAGATGCAAAAAGCATTGAAGCCAGTCTGAAAGAACATCAACTTATCATGCTTGATGCCCCGGTTTCTGGTGGCGCGGCAAAAGCCAACCTAGGTGAAATGACCATCATGGCGTCAGGCTCAGAAGAAGCCTTTACCAAGCTTAAGCCCGTACTCGATGCAACCGCAGGCAAGGTTTACAACATTGGTACCGAAATCGGCATGGGTGCAACTGTCAAGATCATCCACCAGCTACTTGCAGGCGTTCACATCGCGGCAGGGGCCGAAGCCATGGCGCTCGCTGCCCGTGCCAATATCCCTCTGGATTTGATGTACGACGTGGTAACCAATGCCGCGGGAAATTCATGGATGTTCGAAAACCGCATGAAGCATGTTGTTGATGGCGACTACACCCCAACGTCAATGGTCGATATCTTCGTGAAGGATCTCAACCTTGTCTCTGATACTGCCAAAGATCTGAAATTCCCACTTCCACTTGCCTCCACCGCGCTGAACATGTTCACCAGCGCCAGCAATGCAGGTTTTGGTCAGGAAGACGACAGTGCTGTCATCAAAATTTTCGATGGCATTGAACTGCCTAAGAAGGAGCAATAA
- the otnI gene encoding 2-oxo-tetronate isomerase, whose protein sequence is MAKFAANLTMLFTEVPFIERFEQAHQAGFKAVEYLFPYAYDAEVLADKLKKYGFEQALFNMPPGNWDAGERGFAAIPGREEEFRASVDTALNYALSLGCKKVHAMSGIVDSAFSYQQHVDTFISNIRFAADVFAEHGIELMIEPLNNRDVPGYFISHQREAVELIKQVERPNVKLQLDLYHAQIMDGDLTVLIRDLAEYTGHIQIASVPNRHEPSEGELNYPHLFNVLDESGYSGWIGCEYNPKATTVEGLGWLKPYL, encoded by the coding sequence ATGGCTAAATTCGCTGCAAATCTCACCATGCTTTTTACCGAAGTGCCGTTTATCGAGCGTTTCGAACAAGCCCACCAAGCCGGTTTCAAGGCAGTGGAATACCTTTTCCCTTACGCCTATGACGCAGAAGTACTCGCAGACAAGCTGAAGAAATATGGCTTCGAACAGGCGCTGTTCAATATGCCGCCGGGCAACTGGGATGCTGGCGAGCGAGGTTTTGCAGCCATCCCGGGACGTGAAGAAGAGTTCCGTGCCAGCGTCGATACAGCTCTGAACTATGCCCTTTCCCTTGGTTGTAAAAAAGTCCATGCCATGTCGGGTATTGTCGATAGCGCCTTCAGCTATCAACAACACGTAGACACATTTATCAGCAACATTCGCTTTGCCGCGGATGTCTTTGCCGAGCACGGTATTGAGCTGATGATTGAACCTTTGAACAACCGTGATGTACCGGGCTATTTCATATCGCACCAGCGTGAAGCGGTAGAGCTGATAAAACAGGTTGAACGCCCGAACGTCAAGCTACAGCTCGACCTGTACCACGCCCAAATTATGGATGGTGACCTCACAGTATTGATCCGTGACCTGGCGGAGTACACCGGCCATATCCAAATTGCCTCGGTACCGAATCGCCACGAGCCAAGCGAAGGCGAACTGAACTACCCGCACCTATTCAATGTGCTGGACGAGTCGGGCTATAGCGGCTGGATCGGCTGTGAATATAACCCGAAAGCAACCACAGTCGAAGGGCTCGGTTGGCTAAAACCATACTTATAA
- the otnK gene encoding 3-oxo-tetronate kinase has translation MLLGVIADDFTGATDIAGFLVENGMRTIQLNGVPETTLDIDADAVVISLKSRSCPVDEAIDTSVSALNWLRQQGCQQFYFKYCSTFDSTCEGNIGPVTDALLEALGEDFTIVCPALPVNGRTVFNGHLFVMGELLSDSGMRNHPVTPMTDSSLVRLMDSQSTGTTGLVNYQTIEQGAQAVTERFATLVREGHRYTVVDAFNQSHLETLGEAVKSLKLVTGGSGLASGIAKNWTEHLSDQSSAKEAGKPQQAKTVVLSGSCSVMTNQQVTNYAQKAPHQALDVKACLEQQDYCESVFQWVLENLEADFAPMVYATAEPEVLKAIQAQYGAQASSHAVEQFFSQLAHQLKENGVQNFIVAGGETSGVVTQSLGVKGFHIGPQIAPGVPWVKAVDSKLSLALKSGNFGDVNFFETAQGFYHD, from the coding sequence ATGCTACTAGGAGTTATCGCCGACGATTTTACCGGCGCAACGGACATTGCCGGCTTTCTGGTTGAAAATGGTATGCGCACCATTCAGTTAAATGGTGTGCCAGAAACCACTCTAGATATCGATGCCGATGCGGTCGTGATCAGTTTGAAGTCACGCTCTTGCCCAGTTGATGAGGCCATTGATACCTCTGTTTCCGCTCTCAACTGGCTACGACAGCAAGGCTGCCAGCAGTTCTACTTCAAATACTGCTCGACCTTCGACAGCACCTGCGAGGGCAACATTGGGCCTGTCACCGATGCACTGCTTGAGGCCCTGGGTGAAGACTTCACGATTGTATGCCCTGCTCTGCCCGTCAACGGACGTACTGTGTTCAATGGTCACCTTTTTGTGATGGGCGAACTACTCTCCGACTCAGGCATGCGAAATCACCCAGTCACCCCGATGACCGATTCAAGTTTAGTACGCCTGATGGATAGCCAGTCAACGGGTACTACCGGCCTGGTGAACTACCAAACTATCGAACAAGGAGCCCAAGCGGTTACAGAGCGCTTCGCAACCCTCGTCCGAGAAGGTCATCGTTACACGGTTGTCGACGCATTCAACCAGTCCCACTTGGAGACACTAGGTGAAGCAGTGAAATCACTCAAGTTGGTCACAGGTGGTTCAGGTTTGGCTTCGGGTATTGCCAAAAACTGGACGGAACATTTAAGCGACCAGTCCTCGGCAAAAGAAGCAGGCAAGCCACAGCAAGCCAAAACCGTGGTGCTGTCGGGGTCATGCTCAGTCATGACCAACCAGCAAGTTACCAACTACGCACAAAAAGCACCACACCAGGCTCTGGATGTAAAAGCGTGCCTTGAGCAGCAAGATTACTGTGAGTCTGTCTTTCAGTGGGTACTAGAAAATCTTGAAGCTGACTTTGCTCCTATGGTTTACGCCACTGCTGAGCCGGAAGTATTAAAGGCTATCCAAGCACAATACGGCGCTCAGGCATCCAGCCATGCCGTTGAGCAGTTCTTCAGCCAGCTAGCCCACCAGCTAAAAGAGAATGGCGTGCAGAACTTCATTGTAGCCGGCGGTGAGACATCCGGGGTTGTAACCCAAAGCCTAGGGGTAAAAGGTTTCCATATCGGCCCTCAAATCGCACCGGGCGTGCCTTGGGTAAAAGCGGTCGACAGCAAGCTGTCACTGGCGCTGAAATCAGGCAACTTTGGTGACGTTAACTTCTTCGAAACGGCACAAGGGTTCTACCATGACTGA
- a CDS encoding redoxin domain-containing protein, whose translation MDYSVKLKAGNDFPALTATRLDGSEVKLGAPQGEATWQAVFVYRGKHCPLCTQYLNDLENYKQAFADAGVDILVVSADSKQQLEAHLEKLNISFPIAYGLTEQQMKTLGVYISIPRSEQETDHNFAEPGLFIVNELGKLHVVDISNNPFVRPELGALTRGLAWIRNPDNHYPIRGTLDY comes from the coding sequence ATGGATTATTCGGTGAAGCTCAAAGCGGGTAACGATTTCCCTGCCCTTACAGCAACAAGGCTAGATGGCTCTGAAGTAAAGCTTGGAGCTCCTCAAGGCGAAGCGACCTGGCAAGCTGTCTTTGTATACCGAGGCAAGCATTGCCCGCTCTGTACCCAGTACCTCAATGATCTAGAAAATTACAAACAAGCCTTTGCTGATGCTGGTGTCGATATCCTTGTTGTCTCGGCTGATTCCAAACAGCAACTTGAAGCTCACTTAGAGAAACTCAATATCTCCTTCCCAATTGCCTACGGGCTGACCGAACAACAAATGAAAACACTCGGAGTTTACATTTCAATCCCTCGCTCCGAGCAAGAGACGGATCATAATTTTGCCGAGCCTGGCTTATTTATTGTGAATGAGCTTGGAAAATTGCATGTCGTCGATATTTCTAATAATCCATTCGTCCGCCCTGAGTTGGGGGCTTTGACCCGCGGTCTGGCGTGGATCAGGAACCCCGATAACCACTACCCAATTCGCGGCACGCTGGATTATTGA